The Nocardioides ginsengisegetis region CACAGCGGCGGTCCGGCGGTGACCGCCGCCATGGACGAGATGGCCTTCCTCGAGCCCGTCCACGTCGGTGACATCGTGCGCACGTTCGCCCAGGTCAACTGGGCCGGACGGTCCTCGATGGAGATCGGCGTGAGGGTCGAGACCCAGCCGTGGAACGACCCCTCGACCAGCGCGCTCCACGTCGCCTCGGCCTACTTCGTGTTCGTCGCGATCGACGCGGACGGCCGCGCGCGGGAGGTCCCGCCGCTCGTCCCGGAGACGCCCGACGAGGTGCGCCGGATGCGCGAGGCCGAGATCCGGCGGGCGCACCGGCTCGCCAAGCGGCAGGAGATCGAGTCGGGGCGCCACCGCGGGGACTGAGCCGATCGGTCGCCGTCGGCGCGTCGTACCTCTCTGTGACGCCTGTGACTGGTGATACTTGCCGGGCACGATCCCGACGCCCCGGCGTCCTCTTCCCCACAGCACGACCAGCAGAGAGGCATCTCGATGCCACCCGTTTCTTCCCCCGGGTTGCACGACCGCCACGGACAGTCCCGTTTCACGACGGGTGACCGCGCGGCCCGTGTGCGCTTCCGTCGGGCCATGGCCCTGATGCTGATGACCCTCGTCCTCCCGGGGTCGGCCCAGCTCGTGGCCGGCAACCGCAAGGTGGGGCGTACGGCGATCCGCATCTGGTTCGTGTCCGCGATCACGATCGTGCTGACGCTCGCCGTCGGACTGCTCTGGCACGAGCTCCTCTTCTACCTCGTCTCGAACACCGTGCTGCTCGGGCTGCTCCGCTTCGCGCTGATGCTCGTCGCGATCGGCTGGGCCGGGCTGTTCATGGACGCCTGGCGGATCGGGCAGCCGCTCAGCCTCGCGATCCAGCACCGCCGTGCGGCCGTCGGCCTCAACGGCGTGCTGTGCCTCTCCGTCGCCGGGTCGCTGCTGTTCGGCGCGCACCTCGTCGGCGTCCAGCGCGACTTCATGCTGACGATGTTCGGCGGCAACCACGTCACCGACGCCCACGACGGCCGCTTCAACGTGCTCCTGCTCGGTGGCGACTCCGGTGCCGGCCGCTGGGGCCTGCGTCCGGACTCGATGACCGTCGCCAGCATCGATGCGAAGACCGGTCGCACCGTCCTCATCGCGCTGCCGCGCAACATGGAGAACTTCCCGTTCCGCAAGGGGACGGTCATGGACGAGCAGTTCCCCGACGGCTTCGACGCCGACTACCTCAACGGCGTCAGCACCTGGGCCGGCGACAACACCGAGCTGTTCCCCAAGTCGGAGAACCCCGGCGTCGACGCCACGATCATGGCCATCGAGGGCATCACCGGCCTGCGCATCAACTACTGGGCCATGGTCAACCTCGAGGGCTTCAAGGACCTTGTCGACGCCGTCGGCGGCGTCACCCTCAACGTCCGCTCGCCGATCCCGGTCGGCGGCCTCGGCTCCGACGTCACCGGCTACATCCAGCCGGGCGTCCGCAAGCTCAACGGCCATGACACCCTCTGGTTCGCCCGGGCCCGCGACGGCTCGGACGACTACTCGCGGATGGCGCGCCAGAAGTGCGTCATGAACGCCATGCTCAACCAGATCAGCCCGCAGGTCGCGGTCCGGAACTTCGAGCAGATCGCCAAGGCGAGCTCCGCGATGATCTCCACCGACATCCCGGCCAGCGAGGTCGACACGTTCATGCAGCTGGCGCTGAAGGCCAAGGGCCAGAAGGTCTCGACCCTGTCGCTGGTGCCCCCGATGATCGTCACCTCCCAGCCGGACATCGGGCTGATCCACCGCAAGGTCAAGGAGGCGATCGCCCGCGCCGACGGCACCGCCCCCGCACCCACGAAGGCTCGCAGCCACTCCGGCGACGTCGTCACCGGCGGCTCGGTCGGCTCCCTCCACGACGGCTACGCCGCCAACCAGTCCGACGACCTCGGCGCCGCCTGCTGACCCTGGCTGCTGCCCTCGGTGGTTGAGGAGGTTGCGCTGGCAACCGTCTCGAAACCTCCGAGGGTGGGGGATCGCGATTCGGTGGTTGAGGAGGTTGCGCTGGCAACCGTCTCGAAACCACACCTGATCCACGCGGCCGTCCACAGGCGAGCCAGGGGTTGGTTGCCGCCGGTGCGGACGGGCAGCAGGGTCTGGGGCATGGCCGCATTCGTCTACATGCTCCGCTGCAGTGACGGGACCTACTACGTGGGCAGCACGCGCAACCTCGAGCACCGGGTGTGGCAGCACAACTGCACGGACGAAGGCGCGGCTTACACTCGCAAACGCCGGCCGGTGACGCTGGTCTGGTCGGGGGAGTTCGAGCACGTGGGCGCGGCCTTCGCCTTCGAGAAGCAGCTGGCCGGCTGGAGTCGGGCGAAGAAGGAAGCCCTCATCCGGGGTGACTTCGACGTGCTGCCGTTCCTTGCACGCCGTCGTACCTAGCGCTCGGAGGTTTCGAGACGCTCGCTGGCGCTCGCTCCTCAACCACCGAGTGGTGTGGTGCCGGGTGCTCGGGGGTTTCGAGACGCTCGCTGGCGCTCGCTCCTCACCACCGAGCACCAGCGGCGTCCGTGGTGAGGGTCTCCTCACCACGACTTCGGGGATGTCCGACGGTCCCCCTAGGGTGTGAGCCGTGACCGACCAGCCGACCGTGCGCCCGCGCATCGCCGCCGTCGTCGTCACCTTCAACCGGCTCGAGCTGCTCCAGCGGCTGGTCGCGCGGCTGCGCGAGGTGCCGGGGGTCGACGAGATCCTGGTGGTCGACAACGCCTCGACCGACGGCACGGGGGAGTGGCTGGCGGCCCAGGACGGTGTCCGGGCCCACACCCTGACCGAGAACCGCGGCGGCGCCGGCGGCTTCCACGACGGGCTCGCCTGGGCGATGGACGTCGGCGCCGACCTGGCCTGGCTGATGGACGACGACGGGCTCCCCGACGCCGACTCGCTGGGCACCCTGCTGGCCCACCGCGGGGACTTCGACTTCTGGGGCCCGGTCGTGGTCGACGAGGCCGACCCCGGCCGCCTGGTCTTCCCGATCCGGCTCCCGGGCGGCACCCGCGTCGTGCACCGGATGGCCGACGTCGCCGCCGCGGCCCCCGACGGCGTGATCCGGGACGTGGTGATCCCGTTCAACGGCGTGCTGGTCACCCGCGACCTGGTCGACCGGATCGGCCTGCCCCGCGAGGAGTTCTTCATCTGGGGCGACGACCACGAGTACCGCCTCCGCGCCGAGCGCGCCGGCGGTCGGATCGGCACGATCGTCGACGCCCGGGTGTGCCACCCCAGCGTGGGCGAGCTCGGCACGCCGATGATGTTCGGCAGGACGACGTACAACCACAGCCCGAGCGACCTCAAGCACTACTGCATGGCCCGCAACAACCTGCTCAACCTGCGCGACTACCGCGGCTGGCCGCACGCCCTGATGTTCGTCGCCAAGACCGTGTGGTTCTACACCTTCACCCGCCCGCGCCCCGCGCGTCTCGCCCTCAGCGCCCGCGCCATGTACGCCGGCCTCCGCGGCGACTTCACCGGCCACCGGAGGTTCCTGCGGTGACGCCCGGGACCCCCGAGAGCGTCGCGGTCGTCATCGTCACGTTCAACCGCGCCGACCTGCTGGTCGGGATGCTCGACGCGCTCGCCCAGCAGACGCACCCCCCGGATGCGGTGTTCGTCATCGACAACGCCAGCAGCGACCACACCGCCCAGGTGCTGGGCCGCAACGACCTGCCGCTGCGGATCACCACGATGCCGGAGAACCTCGGCGGCGCCGGCGGCTTCCACCTCGGCGTGCAGCAGGCCTACGAGGCCGGCTTCGACCGGATCTGGCTGGTCGACGACGACGTCGTGCCCGCGCCCGACTGCCTGGCCACGCTGATGGCCCAGGACGAGGCGTGCCTGATGTCGGTCCGCGAGGACACCCACGGACACCTGGTCGAGAAGGCCGCGACCCGCTTCGACCTGCGCAACCCGCTCGCGATCAAGCCCAAGACCGGCATGGTCGAGACGGAGTTCGGCACGCGCGCGGCGATGCCGGAGCGGGTCGAGATCCAGAACGTCGCCTTCGAGGGGTTCATGGTCCGCCGCGACGTGATCGACACGATCGGGTTCCCGGACCCGTCGTACTTCATCTTCTACGACGACGTGGACTTCGCCGTCCGCGCCCGCCGGGCCGGCTACCGGATCTGGGCGGTGCGCGACGCCGTGCTGGTCCGCCAGCTCGACTTCGACCAGCAGCACGACCTGGCCGGGTGGAAGGGGTTCTACATGTTCCGCAACCTCTTCGTCGTGCACTTCCGCTACGGGGAGAACCTCCTCGTGCGCCTCAAGCCCTACCTGATCGCGCTCGCCGTCGTCCTGCTGAGCCCGGTCCGGGGCGGCAGGGCCGAGGCGCGCAATGTGATCCGGGCCATCGGCTCCGCGCGGGGGATGCGTCGCGTGCCCGAGCCCCCGCCCCACCGTCGCTAGACTTGCCGCCGCGTCAATCCCGAGGGCCCAACCGTCAGGAGAGCACCCCTTGTCCGTGTCCGACACCCCCGACCTCGTCGTCGTCGGTTCCGGCTTCTTCGGCCTCACGGTCGCGGAGCGCTGCGCCAACGAGCTGGGCCTGAAGGTCCTGATCCTCGAGCGCCGCCACCACCTGGGCGGCAACGCCTACAGCGAGGCCGACCCCGAGACCGGCATCGAGATGCACGTCTACGGCGCGCACCTCTTCCACACCTCCAACGAGAAGGTCTGGGAGTACGTCAACAGGTTCACGTCGTTCACCAACTACCAGCACCGGGTCTTCGGCCAGTACGCCGGGCAGGTCTACTCCCTGCCGATGAACCTCGCGCTGATCAACACGTTCTTCGGCAAGAGCCACACGCCCGACGAGGCGCGCGCGCTGATCGCGGAGCAGGCCAGCGAGATCGACACCGCCGAGGCGACCAACCTGGAGGAGAAGGCGATCTCCCTGATCGGTCGCCCCCTCTACGAGGCGTTCATCAAGGGCTACACCGCCAAGCAGTGGCAGACCGACCCCACCAAGCTGAGCGCGGACATCATCACCAGGCTCCCGGTGCGCTACAACTTCGACAACCGGTGGTTCAACGACACCTACGAGGGCCTCCCGGTCGACGGCTACACCGCCTGGCTGACCAAGATGGCCGACCACCCCAACATCGAGGTCCGCCTCGAGACCGACTTCTTCGACGTCGCCGACGAGTTCAAGGGCAAGGTCCCGATCGTCTACACCGGCCCGGTCGACGAGTACTTCGGCAACTCCGAGGGGCGCCTGTCGTGGCGCACCGTCGACCTCGAGGCCGAGGTCAAGGAGGTCGACGACTTCCAGGGCTGCGCGGTGATGAACTACAACGACCAGGACGTGCCCTGGACCCGGATCCACGAGTTCAAGCACTTCCACCCCGAGCGCACCTACATCTCGGGCAAGACCGTCATCGTCCACGAGTACTCCCGGTTCGCCGAGGACGACGACGAGCCCTACTACCCGATCAACACCGCCGAGGACCGCGAGAAGCTGCTGAAGTACCGCGAGCTGGCCAAGGCCGAGCCGATGGTGCTGTTCGGCGGCCGCCTCGGCACCTACAAGTACCTCGACATGCACATGGCGATCGGTTCGGCGCTGTCGATGTACGAGAACAAGCTGAAGCCGCACTTCGCCGACGGCGCGGCCCTGACCAGCGGAGGCGTTGACGAATGAGCACCCGACTCCTGCAGCGACAGATCCTGCCCCTCGACCGTGACTACGACGTCCTCGCGCTGTACGTCGACCCCGAGGAGGCCCGGCTCGACGCCGACAAGTACGAGGTCGGCGGCAACCGCGCCGCCAAGGACCTCAACAACGCGGCGATCCGGCAGTCCACCTCGACCGGCCGGGCGATCCACCCGGACCAGATCGAGTCCCGCACCGCCATGCGCGTCAAGGCGGGGGAGCGGCTCTCGTTCGGCACCTACTTCAACGCGTTCCCCGCGAGCTACTGGCGCCGCTGGACCGTCGTCACCGACGTGACGCTGACGGTCAAGCTCGCCGGCCGCGGCGCGTCGGTGATCGTCTACAAGTCGATGGCCAACGGCCGCTCGCAGCGCGTCGACTCCGCCAGCACCGGAGACCAGGCCTCCGGCACGTTCACCTTCGAGCTGACGCTGAAGCCCTTCGTCGACGGCGGCTGGTACTGGTACAACGTCGTCTCCGGTGACGAGGACGCCGTCGTCGAGTCGGCCGAGTGGACCGCGGAGGTCCCCGAGGACCGCGCCCAGCACGGCACCGTCGACATCGCGATCACGACGATGAACCGCCCCGACTTCTGCGCCAAGCTGCTCGGCCAGCTCGGCGAGGACGAGGTGCTGCGTCCCTACCTCGACCAGGTGCTGGTCATGGAGCAGGGCACCCAGAAGGTCGTCGACTCCCCGGACTTCGCCAAGGCGGAGGCGTCCCTCGGCTCCACCCTGCGGATCATCGAGCAGGGCAACCTCGGCGGCTCGGGCGGCTACGCCCGCGGCCAGCTCGAGTCGGTCCGCAAGGGCACCGCGACCTACGCGATGATGATGGACGACGACGTCGTCTGCGAGCCCGAGGGCGTCATCCGCGCGGTCACCTTCGGCGACCTCGCCCGCCGGCCCACGATCGTGGGCGGTCACATGTTCTCGATCTACTCCCGCTCGCGGCTGCACAGCTTCGGCGAGATCGTCCAGCCGTGGCGCTTCTGGTGGCAGTCGCCGCTGGACACCTACTCCGACTGGGACTTCGCCGCCCGCAACCTGCGCTCGAGCCGCTGGCTGCACAAGCGCGTGGACGTCGACTTCAACGGCTGGTTCATGTGCCTGATCCCGCGCCAGGTGCTGGAGGAGATCGGCCTCTCCCTGCCGCTGTTCCTGAAGTGGGACGACTCGGAGTTCGGCCTGCGCGCCAAGGCTGCCGGCTACCCGACCGTCACGTTCCCCGGTGCCGCCGTGTGGCACGTCCCGTGGACCGACAAGAACGACGCGCTGGACTGGCAGGCCTACTTCCACCACCGCAACCGCCTCGTCGCGGCGCTGCTGCACTCGCCCTACCCCAAGGGCGGCCGGATGGTGCGCGAGAGCCTCAACCACCAGATCGCCCACCTGGTCTCGATGCAGTACTCCACCGCCGAGCTGCGGCTGATGGCGATGGAGGACGTGCTCGCCGGCCCGGAGGGGCTGCACGGGCTGCTCGCCACGCGCCTGGCCGACGTCAACGCCTTCCGCAAGCAGTTCTCCGACGCCCGGCTCGAGGCCGACCCCGACGCCTTCCCGGCCGTGCGCCGCGAGAAGCCCCCGCGCAAGGGCAAGGACGGCAACGAGATCCCGGGCCGCCTGTCCACCCTGGTCAGCGCCGGGCTCCAGCCGCTGCGCCAGCTGAAGCCGCCGCGGGCCCTGTCGCGCCAGCACCCCGAGGCCGAGGTCCGGGCGATGGACGCGAAGTGGTACCGGCTGGCGTCGTACGACTCGGCGATCGTCTCGATGAACGACGGCACCTCCGCGGCGTTCTACCAGCGTGACCCCGAGCTCTTCCGTGACCTGATGAAGCGCACGATCGCGATCCACGACCGCTACCGCCGTGAGTGGCCGCGCCTGGCCGAGCAGTACCGCGCCAGCCTGGCCCACATCACCTCGCCCGAGGCGTGGGACGAGACGTTCCGCCCCTGGACCGAGGGGAAGCCCGGCGCCGATGACTGACGTCGCGGGCGGCCACACCGTGCGGGTGGTCGACGCCGAGCTCGGCTCGCCGTCGGCCAACATGGGCCTGCTCTCGGTGTTCCAGCGCCGCTACCTGCTGCGGTTGCTCGTACGCCGTGAGGTCAGCGCGCGCTACTCCGGCTCGTTCCTCGGCCTGATCTGGTCCTACATCAACCCGCTGAGCCAGTTCTTCATCTACTGGTTCGTGATGGGCTACCTGCTCCAGCTGCACCAGTCGGTGCCGCACTTCGCGGTGCACGTCTTCTCCGCGCTGATCGTCGTGCACTTCTTCATCGAGACGTTCAACGCCGGCACCCGCTCGATCGTGCGCAACAAGGGGCTGGTGCAGAAGATGGCGATGCCCCGGGAGATGTTCCCCGTGGCCTCGATGCTGGTCTCGCTCTACCACGTCGTCCCGCAGGTCATCATCCTGCTGATCGTCGACCTGCTCTACGGCTGGCGGCCGGACGCGATCGGCCTGCTCGCGGGGCTCATGGCGATCTTCATCATCATGATGCTCGGCACCGCGCTGGCCCTGATGTTCAGCGCGGCCAACGTGTTCTTCCGCGACTTCGCGAGCGCGGTCAACATCCTGACCAACTTCGTGCGCTTCGGCGTGCCGATGATCTATCCCTTCTCGATCGTCCCGCAGCGCTTCCACGGGCACGTCGAGGCCTACCTCGCCAACCCGATCGCGGACGCGGTCATCCTCTTCCAGCGGGCCTTCTGGGTCGGCATCCCCAGCGACCAGGGCGAGCAGATCAAGCAGGCCAGCGGGGGACCGGCCATGCCGGACCACCTCTTCCAGCACGGTGCCTACGCGCTGGTGCTGTCGGCGGTGCTCCTGGTCGTGGCCCAGCTGATCTTCTCGCGGCTCGAGAACCGCATCCCGGAGCGCCTCTGATGACCTACTCCTCCGACACCTCCATCGTCGTCGACAACGTGACGAAGGAGTTCAAGCTCCGCTACCACCGCACCTTCAAGCAGGTGACCGTGGCGATGATGAAGGGCCAGGACGTCTCCGACACGTTCAAGGCGCTCGACGGCGTGAACTTCGAGGTCAAGCAGGGCGAGTCGATCGGCCTGATGGGGCTCAACGGCTCCGGCAAGAGCACCCTGCTCAAGCTCGTCCAGGGCGTCATGCGCCCCGACGGGGGACAGGTGCTCACCCGCGGCCGGATCTCCGGCCTGATCGCCACCGGCGCCGGCTTCCACCCGCAGCTGACCGGTCGCGAGAACGTCTTCCTGAACGCCGCCATCCTCGGCATGTCCGAGGCGGAGACCAAGCGGAAGTTCGACGACATCGTGGAGTTCGCCGACATCGGCCGCTTCCTCGAGACGCCCGTCGGCAACTACAGCTCCGGCATGTTCGCCCGCCTCGGCTTCGCGGTCGCCGTGCACGTCGACTCCGACATCTTCCTGGCCGACGAGGTGCTCGCCGTCGGCGACCGCCCGTTCAAGAAGAAGTGCATGGAGAAGATGCAGGAGATCCGCGACAGCGGTCGCACGCTCTTCTACGTCTCGCACGCCACCGCCTCGGTCCGCAAGATGTGCGACCGTGTGATCGTGCTCGAGCAGGGCAAGGTCGGCTTCGACGGCGACACCGACGCCGGCATCCGCTACCTGCACTACGACGAGGACGACGGCAACGAGCCGGACCAGACCGACGAGTTCGACGCCGACGAAGAGGTCGGCGCGGACATCTGACCTGCGGGTCGCCCCGTTCCAGCCCCGGTTCCAGCCCCCGTTCCAGCCTGCGTGCAGGTCACCGTTGGGCAACGGTTACCTGCACGTGAGCCTGAGCGGGATTGACAAATCTGAATAGTGGCGGCGTGTCGAGTGGAAATTACACGGTTGTAGTTACTCACTTTCCCTTCCGGTGCCTGTGTGACTCATGTGAAAGTTGCGCAACGTGTGAACTTCCCCCGCACTGGAGAACAGCCCATGCCACCGAGCAAGACCCGCTATGTCACCGCCTGTCAGCAGCTGCTGGCCCTCGGCCTGGTGCTGGCTGCCCTCACCCCTGCCGCCAGCGTCATCAGCCTCGACGTCGTCCGCGAGGAGCCCTCCCGGGGCGCCTCGGCGGGCCACCCGGCCGCCAGCCTGTCGGCGTACACGAAGGCCCAGGCCAAGGAGTCGGTGCTGCCGGCCGCGCCGGTCGACCCCGACGTCACCGAGGTCGCGCTGACCGCGGCGCCTGCCGCCGCCGGTCACAAGACCTCGAGCCTCGTGCCGGGCCGCGTCACCGCCAACGCCCGGAGCAAGCCGGGCATGCTGCCGGGTAGCACGCAGGTCACCAGCGTCCCGGAGCCGGTCACCGGCTACGGCGCCATCGGCGTCACCTGGGAGCACGGCGTGCAGATGACCGAGCAGACGCTCAGCTTCCAGCTGCGCACCCGCACGGGCGACACGTGGACCGACTGGTCGCTGCTGCCCTACGACGCCGACCACGCCCCCGACCCGAACTCCGCCGAGGGCCGGCACAGCCGCCCCGGCACCGAGCCCGTCATCGTCGGTGACGTCGACCAGGTCCAGATCCGCGCGCTGTCGAAGAGCGGCGTCGTGCCGGCCGACATGAAGCTCGCCGTGATCGACCCGGGCACCCCGACCCGCACGGTCACCGAGCGCGGCGCGCTCGACACCAACACCATGGACGGCAGCACCGGCGACCCGGCGTCGCTGGTCGAGGCCGAGGCGCTCGCCGACGACACGTTGGTGGACACGACGTCCGGCACCACGTCCAGCGACGGCGCGATCTCGATGTCGGCCGCGACGTACACGCCCAAGCCCGTCATCTACTCCCGTGCCCAGTGGGGTGCCGACGAGTCGATGCGCGACAAGAGCTCGCTGCACTACTACGAGGTGCACGCCGGCTTCGTGCACCACACGGTCAACGCCAACGACTACACGCGCAACGAGGTGCCGGGCATCATCCGGAGCATCTACGCGTACCACACGCAGTCCAAGGGCTGGAGCGACATCGGCTACAACTTCGTGGTCGACCGCTTCGGCCGCATCTGGGAGGCCCGGTACGGCGGCATCGACCGCCCCGTCGTCGGCGCCCACACCCTGGGCTACAACGACTACTCCTTCGCGATGTCGGCCATCGGCAACTACGACATCAAGCAGCCGTCCGAGGCGATGGTGCAGGCCTACGGCGCCCTCTTCGCCTGGAAGCTGTCGCTGCACGGCGTCAACGCCGCCAGCACCAAGCAGTGGGTCGGCTCGAAGTACTTTCAGGCCATCAACGGCCACCGCGACGCCGGCCAGACCGCCTGCCCGGGCCGCTACCTCTACGCCCGGATCCCCGACATCCGCAAGCTCGCCGCCGAGGCGCAGCGCGGCTGGGCCGGACGCCAGCTCGAGTCCAACCTCGCCTCGACGGTCAACCCCGACCTCATCGTGCGCCGGGCCAGCGACGGCCAGGCGTTCATCCTGCCGACCGGCGGCATGACGGGCTTCGCGCCCGCCGCGACCGTGCCGGTCGAGGTGGCCGCGGGCGACACCGTCACCCCGACCGGCGACATCACCGGCGACGGCGAGGGCGACCTGCTGGTGCAGGCGGCCGACGGCACGTCCCGCGTGCTGCCCGGCGACGGCAAGGGCGGCTTCGGCGCCGCGATCAAGCCGGGCACGGCCTTCCAGGGGCGCGACCTGGTCACCGCCGTCGGTGACGTCAACGGCGACGGGCGCAACGACCTCGTGGCCCGCCGCACCTCCGACGGCGCCCTCAACACCTACCTCGGCAGCGGCCAGGGCGGCTTCCTGCGCCGCTACGTCGGCACCGGCTTCGCCGGCTACGACAAGCTGGCGGCGACCGGCGACGTCAACGGTGACGGGTTCGGCGACCTGCTGGCCCGCGACCGGACCGGCAAGCTGTGGCTGTACGCCGGCACCGGCACCAAGGCGTTCGCCGCCGCGGTCCCGCTGGCCGGCAGCTGGGGGAAGTACGACACCATCACCGGCTACGGCGACTACAACGCCGACGGGCTGGGCGACCTGCTGGTCCGCGCGGCCGGCGAGCCGGCGTACGTCCTGCCCTCGCACGGCGACGGCACGTTCGGCCACGCCCTGGGCCCGGTCAACCGGGCGATGGGTCCCGACTCGCTCGCCGGGGCCGACCTGACCGCCGGCCCGACGCCCGACCTGCTGACCCGCACCGGCAACACCCTGGCGATCCTGCCCAACAACGGCACCTTCGACCTCGGGCCGGCCATCCCCACGGGGATCGACGTCTCCAGCGCCAACCGGCTGCTCAACGCCGGCGACTGGGACCGCGACGGCTTCGGCGACATCATCACCCGCAACGCCACGACCGGGGTGCTCTACCTCCGTCGCGGCGACGGCACCGGCCACTTCGGCAAGGCGATCCAGA contains the following coding sequences:
- a CDS encoding FG-GAP-like repeat-containing protein — translated: MPPSKTRYVTACQQLLALGLVLAALTPAASVISLDVVREEPSRGASAGHPAASLSAYTKAQAKESVLPAAPVDPDVTEVALTAAPAAAGHKTSSLVPGRVTANARSKPGMLPGSTQVTSVPEPVTGYGAIGVTWEHGVQMTEQTLSFQLRTRTGDTWTDWSLLPYDADHAPDPNSAEGRHSRPGTEPVIVGDVDQVQIRALSKSGVVPADMKLAVIDPGTPTRTVTERGALDTNTMDGSTGDPASLVEAEALADDTLVDTTSGTTSSDGAISMSAATYTPKPVIYSRAQWGADESMRDKSSLHYYEVHAGFVHHTVNANDYTRNEVPGIIRSIYAYHTQSKGWSDIGYNFVVDRFGRIWEARYGGIDRPVVGAHTLGYNDYSFAMSAIGNYDIKQPSEAMVQAYGALFAWKLSLHGVNAASTKQWVGSKYFQAINGHRDAGQTACPGRYLYARIPDIRKLAAEAQRGWAGRQLESNLASTVNPDLIVRRASDGQAFILPTGGMTGFAPAATVPVEVAAGDTVTPTGDITGDGEGDLLVQAADGTSRVLPGDGKGGFGAAIKPGTAFQGRDLVTAVGDVNGDGRNDLVARRTSDGALNTYLGSGQGGFLRRYVGTGFAGYDKLAATGDVNGDGFGDLLARDRTGKLWLYAGTGTKAFAAAVPLAGSWGKYDTITGYGDYNADGLGDLLVRAAGEPAYVLPSHGDGTFGHALGPVNRAMGPDSLAGADLTAGPTPDLLTRTGNTLAILPNNGTFDLGPAIPTGIDVSSANRLLNAGDWDRDGFGDIITRNATTGVLYLRRGDGTGHFGKAIQIGTGFGQVGLLAAVGDMTGDGYPDLMGQPAGHDIRIYPGNGLAGLKMSYVAHGAIDAGTQIPVGRWDGDGAPDSLFRKGSRLTLYPGNGPGGLTSPKTVGLDLTPYDWFIGISDESLTGHPDVLAREKATGYLWLFQGTESGFAKRRFMGEGMQAYDLAG